CAATTTCCAGATGACTTTTTTTTTTAGATCGTCCGTATGACAGGGATTGTTTTCCTTACTTCCTTTCCTTGTTTTCCTGATTTGTCAGGAGAGAAGGAGACTATTCCTTACTTTGCTGCGCACTTTGACGAACAGCTCAACCTTTACAAGAAGCAGGTGAGAAGCATATGCCAGATAACATTGGCATTACTTTAATTCTTTAGAGTCTAAGACgttgggggaggaggggggtgctaaactgacatatggaattgttttaagatggttatACTTTGGATcgtttagctatttgattttgagttTTAGAACCCCTTTAAGTATAAAAAAAAATCGtaaacaaggttttgaagtgtcagATATTTACCCTCTTTTTTTGGGTAGGCACAAAATGGCCTTCATACTTccatttattttgttttttaaactgtaccggttaccttcagatgagtcccgtgaTACTTGTCGgggtgagagtctcccctttccatagagggatcataatagtttgtaggtcaaaccATTCAGACATTTAtatgagaagaccaattttcgggatgtctcaggGTCTGACAAAACACCgctctctagctctgccacctttcaccgcagatgcggaagtccGACactggcggatgcggtggattgaaaAAACGATATATCTAGCTTCAACTAACGGATTTGGATgtggattttttgttgttatgTCACTTAGGTTGGTGCAtcaatcgactctagggggttaataTCAATACCAAAGTTAGAGTTTTCATTGAACTTAGACGTATCTAAATAAAGTCTTATCGTTACAGTAAAGCTGATGCAATTTACAACTGTTTTGACAGGTCATCATTAACTTAGTGGATCAAAGTGGGCGGGAGAAGATTATTGGCGACGCATATCTCAAACAAGTCCTTCTATACAACAATCCTAACCTGACATATGTCTCTTTTGACTTCCATGAGCACTGGTAAGAAAATTGCTGCACAGAAACAATCTTGACGGCACAGATCATTTAATCGAATAAGTAAATCTAAATGAGGAAAGATTAACTTAAACTACAATTCTTGTTATTTATTATGGTATGCACTTCCCCTGTATATATTTAATTGGTCTTCTGTCTTATCAGTCGAGGTATGAAGTTTGAAAACGTGCAAACGCTGACAGATGCCATCTCCGACATTATTGCAGACATGAGATGGGGGTGGtaagtgtgtgagtgtatgtcaTCCCAAACCCCAACAGAGACTCTTTTTTTAATGCAAGTAAAAATCCTCAACTAATCAGTAATTGATAGCGCATGTGGCTCCATATCCCCATGCAATGCATCAGTGTATGCTCCTCTGTCAGGGTCGACCAGGCAGGAGTCATCTGCCACCAGGAGGGCATTTTCCGGGTGAACTGCATGGACTGTCTGGACAGGACCAATGTAGTCCAGGCTTCCATCGCTCGTGCTGTAATGGAGGCACAGGTGAGATATCTCCCCACTTTGAACACGTGTCGACTTAAAGCTGAGGATGTCATAGCATTGCAGTTCCCAGTGCTCTAATACAGATTTGAACTAAAGTCTCTGGGTTAGACACATGGTATACATATCAGATGAAATATTAAGGTGAAAGaccaaatgtttaaaaaaaaaactatactTTTGAGTGGAAGTGCAGTGCTCTGGCAACCTGTCCATGGTGACTGATGGTTAACTGTATGTCTCTGCGTCCCTCAGCTGAAGAAACTGGGTGTGATGCCCCCTGAGCAGCCTCTGCCCCTCAAGTGCTATAGGATCTACCAGGTCATGTGGGCCAACAACGGCGACACCATAAGTAGACAGTACGCCGGCACGGCCGCCCTCAAGGTAACATCATTTGCATGTGTGTTTAAGGTAATATTAGATTTGCGTCTTACAACAGTATACCGTCTTAGTTCTCCACAGAAGGCCTTCGCTGCCTGGGTAAATGTATCGAGtaataaaacatattttcccagtctTGTTTAACTACCAATTATATGAGGCCTCTGCAATTTGCAGGGAGAAATGTACACTAccgggtcacttagaaatgtccttgtttttgaaagaacattttttttaaattgtccattaaaataacatcaaattgatcagaaatacagtgtagacattaatgttgtaaatgactattgtagctggaaacagcagattcttttttatggaatatctacataggtgtacggaggcccatttatcagcaaccatcactcctgtgttccaaaggcacgttgtgttaactaatccaagtttatcattttaaaaggctaatttatcattagaaaaccattttgcaattatgttagcacagctgaaaacttgttctgatttaaagaagcaataaaactggccttctttagactagttgagtatctggagcatcatcatttgtgggttcgattacaggctcaaaatggccaaaaacaaagacctttcttctgaaacttgtcagtctattcttgttctgagaaatgaaggctattccatgagagaaattgccaagaaactgaagatctcgtacaactctgtgtactactccctgcACAGAACAGCGCAAAACTGTCTCTAaccggaatagaaagaggagtgggaggccccggtgcacaactgagcaagaggacaagtacattagagtgtctagtttgagaaacagacacctcacaagaaCGCCAGCGTccctgagtcgcctcttcactgttgacgatgAGACTGGGGTtttacgggtactatttaatgaagctgccagttgaggatttgtgaggcgtctatttctcaaattagacactctaatgtacttgtcctcttgctcagttgtgcaccggggcctccccactcctctttctatttgggttagagcccgtttgcgctgttctgtgaatgcagtagtacacagcattgtacgagctCTGTACGAGCTTTGTTTACATTCtgataatttcacttataattcactgtatcacaattccagtgggtcagaagtttacatacacaaagttgactgtgcctttaaacagctaggaaaattccagaaaattatgtcatggctttagaagcttctgataggctaattaacataatttgggtcaattggaggtgtacctgtggatatattccaaggcctaccttcaaactcagtgcctcttcgcttgacatcataggaaaatcaaacgaaatcagccaaaacaattgtagacctccacaagtctggttcttccttgggagcaatttccaaatgcctgaaggtaccacattcatctgtacaaacaatagtacgcaagtataaacaccatgggaccacgcagccatcataccgctcaggaaggagacgcattctgtctcctagagatgaaaaaaagtgcaaatcaatcccagaacaacagcaaaggaccttatgaaaatgctggaggaaacgggtacaaaagtatctatatccacagtaaaacgagtcctatatcgacataacctgaaaggccagtcatcaaggaagaagccactgctccaaaaccgccataaaaaagacagactatggttttcaactgcacatggggacaaagatcatactttttggagaaatgtcctctggtctgatgaaacaaaaaatagaactgtttggccataatgaccttgcaagccgaagaacaccatcccaaccgtgaagcacaggggtggcagcatcatgttgtgggggtgctttgctgcaggagggactgatgcacttcacaaaatagatggcatcatgagggaggaaaattatgtgaatatattgaagcaacatctcaagacatcagtcaggaagttgaagcttggtcgcaaatgggtcatccaaatggacaatgaccccaagcatacttccaaagttgtggcaaatggcttaaggacaacaaagtcaaggtattggagtggccatcacaaagccctgacctcaatcccatagaacatttgtgggtagaactgaaaaagcatgtgtgagcaaggaggcctacaaacctgactcagttgcaccagctctgtcaggaggaatgtgccaaaattcactcaacttattgtgggaagcttgtggaagtcaaaacaatttaaaggcaatgcttccaaatactaattgagtgtatgtaaacttctgacccactgggactgtgatgaaagaaataaaatatgaaataaatagtagagaattattattctgacatttcacgttcttaaaataaagtggtgatcctaactgacctaagacagggaatttttactaggattaaatgtcaggaattgtgaaaaacagagtttaaatgtgtttggctaaggtgtatgtaaacttccgactataGCTGTAGACCCAGTACTTAATCGAGCATCTGTTCTGTTTGTTTTAGAGACCCATTTCTCCATTTGAAAAAGTGCCCATCACACAATTTGTTtgattttaaatgtaaccttttctTTTTTCAAGATAATTTGGGCTACGTACTTAATTTTTCTGTTTTAATAAAATGCATAATTTGAAGAACAGAAGTAATTGTGTCAATTCATATCTTACAGTAAAATACTTTAATTTCAAGAGAAGACAAGTTAAAGGTATGATGTTCTCTTACTTAGAAAATAGTCCTGATCATATAGGCCTAGACTATATCccgaaaaaaataaacaaattcatACATTTTCTGGAATTGAATTGTAAACACAATACAAAAAATAATtcacaaaaaaaaagtatttaacctttatttaactaggcaggtcagttaagaacaaattcttatttacaatgacggccaaacccggacatcgctgggccaattgtgcgccgccctatggtactcccaatcacggccggatgtgattccgCCTGGATTCGACCCAGGGACTGTAATCACtcctcttacactgagatgcagtgccttagaccactgcgccactcgagagcccaATAAAGTGTTCAATAATTTAACTGTGTATTTCAAATGGAATCAAGGCATTAGGATGTACCCAAGGCCACCAAAATATGTCTTGTTCGGCCATAAAAATCATAGCCGGGGGGATCCTGGCTGGCTTGTTTTTCTATTTGGCTGGTTGCTCCATATACTTGTGGAAAACACTGCTGATAAAGGCTGTTCTTAAGGGAGTAAAccgtttttttaaaggcagtcgcATGAAAGGCTAGTTGTACTGGTTTAACTTAAAAGCCTAATGCAGTCAAAATTTGGTTTTACCTGtgttgtatcatattgtacaacagctgatgaaactaagactGTAAAAGTGTGACTTTTCGATCAGTGTTATTTTcttgatagttgctggttgaaaataaaTAACATCTACATGGGACTTTCTAATTAGCCCGTTTGATTGGGCGGAAATTCTCGGCTTGCGTACGGACATCAACCAGGCGggaaattggttaatagaccaatagtaaagagttccaaacctctctgccaataactgCTCATTTTTTTGTTTGGCTTTTCCCACTCCGACCACTCCCTGACAGTCCGAGCTAAATTCTCTCTGGAGAAAATAATGTTTTTGCCCATTTTTAATGGAAAACTAGTACAAATATTGATACCTAGAAATGGTTTTATATTgatataaaaatggctgcattgggctTTAAGACAATTGTTGTGCAGACTGAAAAGGGGAAAGATTAACACAGCCCTAAGCCAGGAAGAGTATAAAAGGGATCAGACGGTGACTGTAATATCTTGCTTGTTTTTTAACATGCTCTGTCTGTAATCCATTATGAAGGGAGACTTCACCAGAACGGGGGAGAGAAAACTGGCTGGGGTGATGAAAGATGGCGTGAACTCAGCCAACCGTTACTATCTGAACCGCTTCAGGGACGCATACAGACAAGCAGTCATTGGTAAGGAAATACCTGTAATACTTTACCTAAAGCCTGCGGTTATGATGCAGTTGGGATTCGTTCTAAGACATGAATATGTATGAGCCCCTTATGTCTTTTTATCATCTCATAATGACTAAATATCAATAGCCAGTTAAATCagcaaaaaatataaaacatggaCAGACATAACATATTATGAGCCTTATTATAAGACATTATAGGTTCATATATGATTATAACAAGTTAAAATGCATTATACCGGCAGGCTGTAAGTACAGTTAAGTGTTATCAAAATGGATTCCACCCTCAGTCTCAAAACAATGACTCAGTCCTAATCAGTTTAGTCTCCAAAGTGTGACTCAACTGTCCTCGTTcttcaacctcctctctctctctctccagatctgATGATGGGGCATCCTGTGACGGAGGACCTATACTCCATCTTCAGTAAGGAGAAGGAGCATGAGGAGAAGGAGCAGGAGAGCCAGAGAGTAACCCAGGAGCAGGTCAGCCTCCTGCTGCAGACCTACATGCAGCTGCTGCTGCCCGACGATGAGAAGTTCCATGGGGGCTGGGCCCTTATCGACTGTGACATGAGGTTAGTGCTGGAACCATCTACAAATCAAAACTCTAACCTTTAACACTGAAATCCTTTCGAAGAGTTTGCTCTCATAGTTTGTTCTCCCAACACTTTGTTAGCTAGCTCAATTCAGTTCAACTTTATTTATCCCCCCAGGGGTAATTAAGACACCCTTCAAAATCAACACCTTGAAAGTGTTTATTCCTCAATAAATTGTTAATGTGGAAAGCAAATGTTTCTCCTCATCAGCCTTATAGATGCAACCAGCAAGGATGTGGATGTTCTCCTGCTGCTATCCAACAGTGCATATTACGTTGCCTAGTAAGTGCCTGGATTTATTACAGAACAGTAGTAAAGAGTCAATTACATGTATTTTAGCTGTTCCTTATATAATTCTGTTTATTTGCTTTTGTTTTTACAGTTATGATGAGGAAGCTGACAAAGTCAATCAGTACCAACGCCTCAACTTAGAGGGTTTGGAAAAGATTGAAATAGGTGAATGTTTCTAGAGGAATATAACTCCACCAAGTGAAAATTCCAAAATGTAGACCGGGACCGAGTCCTTCACAGCTTCATGATTTATTTTACACTGTAAAGCTACTAAGCACACACTATAGACATGGTTTTCATTATTGTACACAAATTCTGAATGATGCAACtacttttaattttatttttttatttttttaccacaAACATCTTAGTTACTCATGAATAAAGCTCACAACATGTCCTATGTGTTCTTTTGTAGGCCCAGAACCCACTCTGTTCGGGAAGCCCAAATTCTGCTGTATGCGTCTACACTATAATAATGGGGAGACAAGTGGTTATTTTCACACACTAAGGGCCCTCACAAGGAATCCTGAGGACGATGGTAAAGGTATGGGAAGATTACTTATTTCGTAAAACTGTCAGCATAAAACTAGTCGACCGTGAATAAAACCTGGTAGATTGGAAGCACACTGCCCGTATATCTCAAAAATAACCTGAAATCCTTGTCCTGACAGCCTTTGTGGGAATTATTCATTTTTATTTCAGACACGTTGCAGTGCATAGCAGAGATGCTTCGCCTAACTAAGCAAGCCATGGGACTTGACCTGCAGGTGGTTGAAAAGAAACTGGAGAGGTGAGTTGGAATACATTATCACTCTCTCTAGATCTTCAGAATATTCTTCTCTTGCAGTTCAGTATGTCTATACTATCCCTTTTACACAGGCTTTCCAAAAATAAATCTCATTGACATGGATGTGCATGATAATAGAAGCCCTGGCTAAAATACTATGacagtatattttttatttaacatttatttaaataaaatatttttttagccAGGGCTTCTGTTTATCATGCATGTCAAttagattattatatatattttttaaaccattTGTTTCAGGAGGCACAGTAAACCTCACGAGGACATCATGGGCATCCAGGGCAGACACCCAGACCAGGTCCTGGGCAGCTCTGGTCTGGCTCAGGGTAAGAGCTTCCTCCTCAACAAGTTCTCCTCCCTCAACCAGAGGGTGAAGAAGTCCAACGTCAACATGGGCTCCTTCAAGGGGAGGCTGGGCAACACCTTCTCCACCAAGCCGGACGTGAAGGTGAACTTTCTGAAACCCACCATGGGGGTCACCCTCTGGAAGTCTGATAGCAGCTTGGAGAAATCAGACTCGGCCAACATCGGCCCGGCTCGGAAGGACCTCTGTGACAACCACTCGGAGATGTCATCAGACTCGGACTCCTACAACTCGGACGAACAACTGCGCTCCAGCTCCTTGGAGAATGTGGACTACGTGCTGCCCAGCTGCGGCATCGTGGCGTCGGCTCCACGACTAGGCAGTCGAGGCAGCGTGGAGCTCAACATCCGGGTCACTGGCTGCGACAGTAACAGTAAGCAGGAGGCTCCGGCTCTAGCCAGTCCTGAAGACCAGTCCCCCGGGGTTACCTCGGAGGCTGAGGAGGCCATCCTGATAGACTTTGGAACTCCCATTGACGCCTATTGCCACCAATTCATCCAAGACGCGCAGACCAAACCTGTGGAGGTGTTTGGGGAGCAGGTGGTTTGTAGCCTCCCCACACAGAACCCAGAAGTCCCTCCACATGCTAAAGGGCCCCTGGCCCCAGACAAACACCCAGGTTCAGATCAGCAGGAGGAGGAGCTGCAGCTCCCTCCCAGACCGTCCCAGCTAGATGTTGCTTCCGGCCCCAATCTCCTGACCGTCCAGAAGCCCATCTCTGCAGCTTCCGGCAGCTCCCAGAGGAGCCTGGGCTCTCACATGGAGGGCAGCCTGGGCCCCTCACCCGCCGACAGCAACGGCAGTCGCGTGGTCTCCCCCTTTGCCAAGATCAAGAGCTCCATGGTGCAGGTGGCCAGCCTGACCCAAGCTGGACTCACCCAAGGCATCAACTTTGCTGTGGCAAAGGTGCAGAAGAGCCCAGAGCCAGAAATGGCCACTCTCAACGAGACCCAAGAGAACGAGCTGAAGGCAATGTTTACACAGTGCCAGACCAGGATCATACAGATCTAGCACTTCCCCAAGTTGTAGCCTCTAAGCAGGTTTTTGTACAGTTTCTATGTGACTTCCAGTACAGTAGCATAAGCTGACTCAGCTAAGAACCCCACTCTTCAATTTCCTCTCTAGTTGACATGACCATGTTTACAGccagtgttgtgtagtgtgtgtatataatacTCCAGCTCTATATGACAGCGTCCTTAATCCCGTTGCATTTCCTTTCAATAGATTTTCCATATATTTGCATGTCGGGCTATTGGTAATAACTAAGGCAGGTAATATCCAGTGCATGTCGAGAGACGAGCTCTGAATTTATCACGTTGGTGATCCCATATGTGCAGTGCACCAATTGGCATTTGTGATATAGGCCTAGTTTATAGCTCTGTTACCAAAAGAAGTACAAGGTTTTGACCAAATTTCCCAAATTTCAAAGGTCAGCTCAATGTTAGATAGTCCCCTAATAAGAAAACAAACTCCTAGTAGAATCAGTGTTGCCGGGTTTTTCCCTACCTATATTGGAAATGTACCAAGGTAGGACTTAATCAAGGTACAAGAGCTCCGGTAAGAGTATACTGTTTTGATATGTAaatattgtactgtatgtacagtgcctaTCATACATATTTATCCctcttggatttcttcacattttgttacacaagtgggattaaaatggatttaattgtaattttttttgtcaacgatctacacaaaatactttgTCAAAAGATTTTCATTGAGATTAATGTAaaatataacactaatatatcttgattcgATAAGTACTCACCCTACAGCTGTGTCTtggttaagtctctaagagcttttcacacctggattgtgcaatatttgtccattttttttaaattattattttcaaaaatcTTCAAATTTCGCTATAGTTTTTCAAGCAGATTGAAAtcaaactgtaacttggccactcaggaacattcattgtcttcttggtaagcaactcgtgTAGATTTGGTGTTGtgattgttctgctgaaaggtgaattcctctcccagtgtctggtgtaaagcagactgaaccaggttttcctctaggatttcgCATGTGCTGAGCTCTAtcccgtttatttttatcctgaaaaactccgtCTTTGCCGAtatcaagcatacccataccatgatgcagccaccaccatacttgaaaataaggaggcagttacagtgatgtgttgttggatttgccccaaacatatgtCTTTGCATTTAGgtcaaaaagtgtattcctttgctgtgtgtgtttttttgcagtattactttagtgccttattgcttacaggatgtatgttttggaatatttgtattattcttttcagtcatttaggtcattattgtgaaGTCACTACAATGTTATTAATCCACCAGTTTTCTCACATCACAACAATTCTgaagctgttttaaaatcaccaatggccccatggtgacatccctgagcagtttccttcctgtcctgcagctcagttcagacgGATGACTGTATCTGTTATGTTTCTGGGTGGTTTTAATGCATCagtattaacttgaccatgcttaaagagatattcaatgtctgatttgttattgttaccaaTGTACCAATCACTGACCTTCTTTATGGAGCTTTCAAAAAATCTCCCCGTTCTTTTTGTAGTTGAAGCTGTGCTTGAAATCCAATACTTGACTGACAGACCTTGTATGTACTGtaatgggggacagaggaaggggtagtcaCAAAAAAATCATGACATCCCCTATTATTTCACCCAGtaagtccatgtaacttattgtGATTTGTTAAGCGAAATGTTACTCCTGAGCTCATTTAGGCTTGGctaaacaaagggggtgaatacttatgcaacaggtatattttagttattacatttgtattaatttgtttaaaaaaagttatttatttattttcactttgacattatggagtattttgtaTAGGTCAGGGATGGGCATCTCTAGTCCTCGGGGGGGCCGGAGTGTTGCCACGCACTTTTGCCCCATCACTAGCAAACAAAGCTAATTAAACTAGTTGCATTCCAAACTGAAGATcgtgattagttgattattggagtcaggggTGTTAGCTGGGGGAAAGTGTGACATCAATcaggcccctgaggactggagtttcCCCATCCCTTGGGTACAATCAATGACAAAAAGATCACAATCAAATGTTTTTCAATCCAACTTTGCAACGCAACAAAGTGTGAAGTAATCCAAGGAGGTGAatacttaaatatatttgttCCCTGTGTAGAACCTTTCTATTGACCAACATATATTGATGGACATAGCACTatagtagcagtcaaaagtttgaacacacctgctcattaaagggtttttctttattttttattattttctacattgtagaataatagtgatgatgtcaactatggaatcatgtagtaaccaaaaaagtgttaaacaaatgaaaatatattttagattcttcaaagtagctctttgccttgatgacagctttgcacactcttcacattctcccaaccagcttcacatggaatgcttttccaacagtcttgaaggagttcccacatatgctgagtacttgttggctgcttttccttcactctgtggtccaactcatcccaaaccatctcaattgggtgacCATCTCaatcaggtgattgtggaggccaggtcatctgatgcagcacttacacaacctggaggtgtgttgggtctttgtcctgttgaaaaacaaatgatagtcccactaagcgcaaaccagatgggatggtgtatcgctgcagatgTCTGTGGTAGCCATAATGGTTGTTCCTtcaattcgaaataaatcacagcgtcaccagcaaagcacccccacaccacctcctccatgcttcagggtgggaaccacacatgcagagatcatccgttcacctacactgcgtctcacagacacggcggttagaaccaaaattCTCAAATTTTGACTcctcagaccaaaagacagatttccaccggtctaatgtccattgcttgtgtttcttggcccaagcaagtctcttcttattggtgtcctttagtagtggtggtTCCtctgcagcaattcaaccatgaaggcctgattcacgtggtctcctctgaacagttaatgttgagatgtctgttacttgaacactgagaagcatttatttgggctgcaatttctgaggctggtaactctaatgaacttatcatctgcagcagaggtaactatgggtcttcctttcctgtggcggttctcatgagaggcagtttcgtcatagcgcttgatggtttttgcgactgcgttAGAAGTAACTTTCAACGTTCTCGAAATTTTCCGGCTTGACTGACCATgtctcaaagtaatgatggactgtcgtttctctttgcttatttgagctgttcttgccataatatggacttgggtcttttaccaaatagggctatcttctgtataccacccttaccttgtcacaacacaactgattggctcaaacacaaagaaggaaagaaattcgacaaattaacttttaacaaggcacacctgttaattgaaatgcattccaggtgactacctcatgaagctggttgagagaatgcaaagagtgtgcaaaagcTGTCAAAGGCGAAGGGTgcctatttgaagaatctcatataaaatgtatatatctttttttttttggttactgcatgatttcatagtttgtcttcactattattctgcaatgtagaaaatagtaaaaataaagagaaacccttgaatgagtaggtgtgtccaagcttttgactggtactgtatgtctctgtacAGTTTGGCTTTTGATCATATTGATGTTAGAGTAAGATGCACTGCTTCTGAACATTTCCTAAGGGTAATGAGCGTTTTTACTTGAGAATACCCAATATTCACTTTCAACTGACAAAATAATGTTGTTTGATTCTGTAAGCATTAGTGGATAGAGAGGACTTAATAAAAATTGTACATAAATGATTGAACCTAATGTCTGTGAGGGTGCAGTAGGTTTATGAAACCCAAAGTCTGTCTCATGTTTGACACTGTACAGTAGCATATAGAATAATGCAACGTGGCCCGTCCAAACCTTATAAAAACACACTTTTCAAATGCTTTATGCACTCCTGAATCTAAAGCGTAGGCTTTAACAGGAAATTAAAGTGGGAGATTGTGTAGTGGGTATTTATGGCAAATCCACCTTTTTAGAGTTTAGTTTATTCCATCGTGTTGCATCATTTGTTTGATCTTGGTACTGTATATGAGATCCTTTTCAGGGTAATGCCATCTTTATCTTGGGATATTCCATCACCCGGCTTATATGCTTTTAAATGGTG
This portion of the Salvelinus namaycush isolate Seneca chromosome 22, SaNama_1.0, whole genome shotgun sequence genome encodes:
- the inpp5f gene encoding phosphatidylinositide phosphatase SAC2 — encoded protein: MELFQAKDHYILQSGDHALWCSRIDGTMNVRPATDLLLAWNPTCLGLVEGLVGKIQLHTDLPLGLILIRQKVLVGQMPGDHKVYKITKIAVIPLSEEEPLDLELELCKKHHFGIDKPEKLAQSPDESKFLMKTLSQIKSNVGAPTKKKVKENKEKERLERRLLDELYKIFMDSDSFYYSMTYDLTNTVQRQGDTEKSNLPLWNQVDDRFFWNKHMVQELIDLQVPEVDFWVTPIIQGFVQVEELVVNYNESPDEEKNSPDTPLQELTCVDDIHPRFTVALISRRSRHRAGMRYKRRGVDTDGHVANFVETEQLIHVHNHSLSFVQSRGSVPVFWSQAGYRYNPRPRLEKGEKETIPYFAAHFDEQLNLYKKQVIINLVDQSGREKIIGDAYLKQVLLYNNPNLTYVSFDFHEHCRGMKFENVQTLTDAISDIIADMRWGWVDQAGVICHQEGIFRVNCMDCLDRTNVVQASIARAVMEAQLKKLGVMPPEQPLPLKCYRIYQVMWANNGDTISRQYAGTAALKGDFTRTGERKLAGVMKDGVNSANRYYLNRFRDAYRQAVIDLMMGHPVTEDLYSIFSKEKEHEEKEQESQRVTQEQVSLLLQTYMQLLLPDDEKFHGGWALIDCDMSLIDATSKDVDVLLLLSNSAYYVAYYDEEADKVNQYQRLNLEGLEKIEIGPEPTLFGKPKFCCMRLHYNNGETSGYFHTLRALTRNPEDDGKDTLQCIAEMLRLTKQAMGLDLQVVEKKLERRHSKPHEDIMGIQGRHPDQVLGSSGLAQGKSFLLNKFSSLNQRVKKSNVNMGSFKGRLGNTFSTKPDVKVNFLKPTMGVTLWKSDSSLEKSDSANIGPARKDLCDNHSEMSSDSDSYNSDEQLRSSSLENVDYVLPSCGIVASAPRLGSRGSVELNIRVTGCDSNSKQEAPALASPEDQSPGVTSEAEEAILIDFGTPIDAYCHQFIQDAQTKPVEVFGEQVVCSLPTQNPEVPPHAKGPLAPDKHPGSDQQEEELQLPPRPSQLDVASGPNLLTVQKPISAASGSSQRSLGSHMEGSLGPSPADSNGSRVVSPFAKIKSSMVQVASLTQAGLTQGINFAVAKVQKSPEPEMATLNETQENELKAMFTQCQTRIIQI